Genomic window (Gasterosteus aculeatus chromosome 13, fGasAcu3.hap1.1, whole genome shotgun sequence):
AGACCTTCCATTACCAGGAGGATGGAAACAGTAAGAACGGCAAACAGGCCAAACACAGGCACCAGGAATAAAATCCCGAGACTGGTGTCCATTCGAAGCCCCACTCGCATCACCATGGTCCACAGCACCTCAGATAGCTCTGTGGAAGCACAGAAGAGAGCATGTGCTTCATTCCTTTAGTATGTGCCGGTTATAGGTGTGAAGGAGGAACAGACTACTCGTTTGTTGTACCGCCAACCAGCGTACTTACGGGCGTGTGCCAGGCTCAGAGCCCACAGCCTTAAGTAGGAGGCTGTGTTGGAGACGCAGCCCAGGCAATACTCTATCGTGTGGATGGCCTGGTGCAGGAACTCATCTGCAAAGTCAAACTGTCACAGCAGAAAAACTACACTCAGAACCACAGTTGGAAACCGGTTAGAGGCAACGGTGGTCGCTGGAAGCGTAACACGAGCGGGAAACTGTGTTTTGCCGCGCTGACCTCATCTGTCTGGCGCTCTCCGCTGCTGGAGAGATCGCTGTGACTGCTGCCCTCCTCCATGTCATGATCCCTCATCAGGTAGAGCTCCTCCTCACTGTTGCGCCGCACACGCTCGTATCCCTGAGAACACACGGACAAGAACTACTCACATGTGCGTATCTCACGGTCACAGTCAAATATTTTGATCTGGGTCTAGAATTTTGAATCCGCCAAACAGCACCTAGACAGAGTGTAACGAGTCGTCAGCTCTGTACGGTGTCAGGCAGCAGGCAGATAAAAATCCTCACCCGGTACAATCCTGGGCGGTGGCCTCCGTTGTGAAGCCAATAAAGGTAGACGGGTTTCCCCAGGAGTAAGACAGGCACGGAGAGAACCGCAACGACAACCAGGAACACCTGCAGCCCAATCTGGAGGAATCAGGACAACATGGCATGAAAACTCCATTTCCTTTAATCGGTCTTAACACAAAAATTGAATTAGCTTCCTTCAACTGTGCCATGCAGGTGCCTCCGTGAACGTTGGCCTTTGCGTTTAACCTACTTTAAGCATTGTTAGAAGCGCTTATGGATAACATTGAGTTCAGTGTCTGACTCCGAGAGTTCTGCATGCAGACCGGATGAGCCGGGGATCAAACCTCCAACCGGATCGACCGCTCTACGCATGGAGTCAAAGCGCTATATTAGCTTCTCACCTGCCCTGGAAAGAGGGGCTGCACTCCATCCCCCTGCATGAGAAACATGTTGATGAAGTGGATGAGGATGCTTGGAGCCTCTCTGGAGTCCTTAGCGGTGAAGACCAGCCACTTGTAGAATATCATGAACACCAGGTAGCCAAATAGACAGAGCAGGAACAGTAGCTCAGGGAGAAAGACCAAGTACAGGTTGTGCTTCTTCCTGAAGtgcctgtttttgtttacaaaaataaaagagggcATTAAAAACTAACATCCCATGGTAGGGGATTTATAAGATCATATATACAAGTCAGTACTTACGAGTGATTATAAGTACTGAGGATGACCCCGAAGCTCATGTGTATAACGCCCAATATCACAGACATCTTCATCTTATAGGAGTTGAGAAATGTAAGGCGGTTGGTTGCCAAGTTCCAAATCTGTGCAAAAGAAAGATGACGCAAATTATACGattagcagttaaaaaaaaaaaaagaacaaatatatTAAATCCTAAATGAAATACAACAATCATCTCCTTGCTTTTGCGGCAGCTGAGCAGCGGTTCTTTCTCTGCTGTTCAACACTAAAGCGGGGGAGGTGTACCTTGTTGCTTAATTAATCATCTTGTCATGCTACTTATTATTATGCAATACAAACTGAATTTAGCTCACGACTGCCAGAACTGATCATCGTGACAAATGTCACATCCAAAGGTTTACATAACATGAACCCATTTTATATACCAAACTCTTCTTGAAAGGCAATAGTGATCTGTGTATATGGGGTATTCTATGACAAATGAGAACTGTCGTGAAGACTAGTCTTTAATACTCTTCACTCACCGGGTCAATTCCCAGAGGGTACGGCCCGTTGAAAACTCCTGTAACATTTGGATCCAGGGTGAGAAAACGGTTCCCACTGATATCAGCATTCCTGCCGCGGCACAAAGAGACACCAGTGTGTTGAACATTTAGGTCGACATGAAACCAATCCCCAACGGTCATCTTATCTGTAAATCTTCAAACACGTATATTAGGTTGCTCACACGATCACAAAGTACTCACTTCCACACCTGGGCCCTGAACATGGCCGTCACGTTCCACCCGGAACCAAAGATGTTAAGGGACTTTGAGAAACAGTCATTGTATATCAGGCCCGTGTAGATGGAGAACAGGCCCATCATCAAGATGATATAACGACCCTCAAAGAACGTGTTCCAGATCTGCAAGTATAAGTGCCATCACACACTGtagcaaacacaaaaaatgagCATTAGGCAAGCGTTTGCTGAAGAGTACTGGCTCACCTCATTCCTGGTGTTTTTGAGTTTGCGGTTGTTCTCGTAGAGCACCATCCAGAGAGCGAACAGAGCCATGATAACTCCATGGCCCAGATCCCCGAACATCACAGCAAACAGGAACGGGAAAGTGATGATTGTGAAAGGAGCTGCACAGGGGATGGAGGAGAAAGAGCATTACCGCAGGATGTACAAATTAGTAGTAGAATTAGCTAGAcccaaaaaacacagaaaaactgcTAATTGACAAGAGTATTACAAAACGACAATAGAAGCATATATTTGCTTCCAGGGCTGTTATGCAATACATTCATGTTAAATTCGTTCAATCTCAGGGCAAATGTTTTCACAGCGACCAGAGGATCCCACTCACCAGGGTTGACCTCTCGGTAATTGCCCACGCCATAAGCGTCCACAATGTTCTGGAAGCCAGAGGTAAACTTGTTGGTCCTTATCTGGGTGGGGGGAGTGTCGTTGGTGGGGATACGATTGACAAAAGAGGGAACGGTCGCTCCACTTTTTCTCTGAAATATTaatatcaaatcaaaatgtcagCATGTTGCCCTGAACTTAGATATGTCATAataagctgaaataaatgtttagcACGGCAAGAACTACACAGACATGCAGATGAATGCAATGactaaacaagaaaaaagaaccAAGACCCTTGTGGCTCAACAGTTTGGGCATGAAGCAAATCAGTAAAGAGCCGGGTCAGTCAGTAAGATAACCTTCAGTCAAACTCCGGAGGGAAAAAGAAAGGCGATGCCTCAGTCAGCACTTTGCTGTTATGACAACAACAGTCAAGTTCATGATGTAACTTCCCCGGTTATTGAAGCCAAAGTAAAGAACAGAGGGCTCCAAGGTTTTCCTCACCGATCCTTCCTCCAGGGCTCTTCTCAGCGTGGGAATATCGTTGACAGGACACCACACCTCAGCAATCAGACACTTGTTGGTGACATCAAAGCTACACAGATTCAGAATATAGTAGATGGCCTTCATCTTCTTGACCTGGACGACCCAGGTGTAGACCGATTCAGAGGCCTTCATCAAGACCTGTTTCAGGTAGTCCTCTGTCCTATGAAGAACCTACACAAAGTCAGAGATGAGCAACAGATAATCAAACAAAGAATCAAAAAGGGACAGTTTACAAACAAGGACATTTTATAAAACTATAtatgataatgaaaaaaaatacagcttCGTGTTTTAGAGGCATTTGAGAGCTTTGTGTGTGAATTTGAGGAGACAAACTGGGGATCGGGTACGGGCTGAAAAAAAagtgcaggaagaagaaaaaactcgTTCAGCTCAGGTCTCATGTTGATCATGTGCTGCAGGGAGTGAGTGCCGTTATATTATTCAGTCACAGTGCATTAAAGCCACCAAAGGATGCACTCAAATAACCCAATAACTGCCAGGATTGGCTTTCAAGAATAGACAATTGGGTTTtttgtttagaaaataaatcaagcaTTCATTTGTATTGTTGAACTCTTTAACCATAAATGACTGGTTCAAATGAGGGATCATTATCAGTTGTACTGGGAAGcttttttacatacattttctTAATCCTTCTTCTTTAACCACGCAACCAGGGGACTAAGGGTGCTCACATTTGAAATGATCTAGCTTACATTGGAACAAGTTCGATGGCAAACACCCTTTATGAATGAAAAAGAGACTCAAACAGtaactttttttcctgtcagTGATTAAATTGGACCTACTGTGTGCAGGTCCTGAATTCGAGTTCGAAGTCCTTCCACGACATCATTCCTCTCCTCGTTGGTACTGGGATAGGGATACAAGTGACAGTGGTAGCTGTGGACAGAGAAAGTATGTTTATTCATCACGAGTACAACTCAAAAAAACGGGCCCAAGCCCCTTCCTGCAGTTTTGTGGAATAATTACCAGTCACAGATCTTCTTCACTTTCTGACCAATTTGGTCTCCCCAGTATGAGATCAAGAACACCACACTTCTGGTAGGCTCCCCCTGCACATACAGAAGAAGTGTTGTACTTCAATGATATGAGACTCCCTCGAAGATGCTTAATCGGGATttctgaaaaacaacacaactccTCCGACAGCGGCTTGCTCATCGATCGCAGCGCACTTCAGCCGCTCCATGTTCGCCTCTGAGGCGGATTAACTTTAGAACACAGCGCTTCCACACACACGCTTGGAGTCAACGTGCACAAGCGCATAGCCTACAAGAACAGACACTCCGCGACTGGAATTGTGTACGAGTTTGCCATACCACTTAATTGTGGTGATATTGTTACTGTCCGCTAAGTGAGGCCTGGCCAACCAAAGCACGTCAAGGCCTTCAAGTGAGCCGCTCTGCTGTTTTTGGAAAATGAAGTATGAATTCAGAAGCAGATTGTTCACACTCTGGGTTTTCTCATTGAGGCTTACTGAATTGCattgtgcaatgacaataaattaaCAGTGTTGTGTTCAATTGTAAGTAGAGTCAAGCACAAATCAAACAAAGTGTGCTTTGAAGAGCTCACCGTATCAGGATCTTCCAAATACTCCTCGACCTCGGCGTAGCTGAGGATGGTGTAGCCTTTACATACTCTCCAGAGCATCCGCTCAAAGGCCTCGATTTTTGTCCTCTTGATGAGACCAGAAATGAAACTGCAAGAGAATGATACGGGCATTCACGAGTAGGCTCACTTATCTGCCTCATAGTCACAACAAACTTCCATTTTACATTCAAGGTCAAATTCCAAGATAGAAAAATCAACAATAATCTTGagaaaacacttttattcaaaatgtaGCTATGATGCTTTCGAAGATATATTTCTAAACTAATATGTAATGCAATTGAATCACTAAAGAAAAAGCTTTCAGGGCCCTTTGAGGacattagaccccccccccgtcccgcaaTAAATTgacttcaaatattaaaattgaagttgaaaacagtacaaaaaattcTATTTCCCTTTCCCGCGTGACAGAATTATAGTGCCTCCTCTAAACTGTAAAGATAAATCAAACACAAACTTATATGTACTACTGAAGGCCGGCGTGATTTGGACGCTCACCCGAGTTTGGCGCCGAGCCTCTGCATGCTGCTGTAGTCCATCAGTGTGTCTTTTTCTAAGAAGGGAAATTCCTCATACTGAACCTGTAGAGGCTCTcgctaaaagtaaaaaacatgaaaaatgtatttggtcTTTAATAACCGAGATGgaaatgttgatgaaaagaaaacagcttCATCACAGAACGACAACTACTAACCTCGGATGTCTTCTGGACGAAGCTGCGGCTGATgcgcagcatgtgtgtgtactcGGTCAGCTCCAACAGATTTCTCTGCAGCTTCTCTTTATTCCTGGTGACCTCCCCCAGCTCTACTTCTAgcctctgcagctgctcctgtgaacaaacacagaaacacacagtggTAATGGGGCCTGCCATGAGAATAGTTACTATGCATTTTTTGCATGTGATTCCATATTCTACAAAGAAAACGCAGTGCACTCAAGTTGCATTGACGCAACAGCTCTTCAGCTAGATCAACATATAACTGACCATTATAGCCATGACATGCTTGGGCAAAGGAGCCACTGGGTTCACATCTCCCTCTGGCAGAGAAATGTCTGCTTTCTTCACCTCCCTCAGAAGGTATCCTGTTCAAAATAAAGAGGGCAAACTTTTAACAAACAGTTTAACATTGACATTCTCCGAATAGAAGCCGGCcttgtaaaagaaaagaagaaaaaaaaacactggatGTACAGCAAAGTTGGACACCGGTCTAATTAATTATATAGTTAGTTTAGCTGATTTGTCCAA
Coding sequences:
- the atp6v0a2b gene encoding V-type proton ATPase 116 kDa subunit a, which translates into the protein MGSLLRGEEMCLAQLFLQSGSAYDCIVELGELGLVEFRDLNPNVNAFQRKHVNEIKKCEEMERILGYLLREVKKADISLPEGDVNPVAPLPKHVMAIMEQLQRLEVELGEVTRNKEKLQRNLLELTEYTHMLRISRSFVQKTSEREPLQVQYEEFPFLEKDTLMDYSSMQRLGAKLGFISGLIKRTKIEAFERMLWRVCKGYTILSYAEVEEYLEDPDTGEPTRSVVFLISYWGDQIGQKVKKICDCYHCHLYPYPSTNEERNDVVEGLRTRIQDLHTVLHRTEDYLKQVLMKASESVYTWVVQVKKMKAIYYILNLCSFDVTNKCLIAEVWCPVNDIPTLRRALEEGSRKSGATVPSFVNRIPTNDTPPTQIRTNKFTSGFQNIVDAYGVGNYREVNPAPFTIITFPFLFAVMFGDLGHGVIMALFALWMVLYENNRKLKNTRNEIWNTFFEGRYIILMMGLFSIYTGLIYNDCFSKSLNIFGSGWNVTAMFRAQVWKNADISGNRFLTLDPNVTGVFNGPYPLGIDPIWNLATNRLTFLNSYKMKMSVILGVIHMSFGVILSTYNHSHFRKKHNLYLVFLPELLFLLCLFGYLVFMIFYKWLVFTAKDSREAPSILIHFINMFLMQGDGVQPLFPGQIGLQVFLVVVAVLSVPVLLLGKPVYLYWLHNGGHRPGLYRGYERVRRNSEEELYLMRDHDMEEGSSHSDLSSSGERQTDEFDFADEFLHQAIHTIEYCLGCVSNTASYLRLWALSLAHAQLSEVLWTMVMRVGLRMDTSLGILFLVPVFGLFAVLTVSILLVMEGLSAFLHALRLHWVEFQNKFYSGTGVKFCPFSFSLLPSSFEQYGLL